A window of the Nocardia sp. NBC_01329 genome harbors these coding sequences:
- a CDS encoding HAD family hydrolase has translation MTVPKPLLMATDLDRTMIYSSAAAGAVAAETVCVEHLDGAPLSYMTSAAVDRLRWLATAAAVLPTTTRTIEQFGRIRLPGAPWQYAITSNGGNILVDGVPDPQWRRGIDAAVRAGGAGLTEIEAALRARIDDSWVLKFRGADDLFCYLVVDSAATPPKFLADWDAWCRERGWSASRQGRKIYTMPLAVCKSRAVSEVRSRLVASGRLAAAAPTLAAGDGALDAEMLAAADHAIRPRHGELEELGWTRPGLTVTTAAGIGAGEEILDWFTDALTDPAIAGVPG, from the coding sequence ATGACGGTCCCGAAACCATTGCTGATGGCCACCGATCTGGATCGCACCATGATCTATTCGAGCGCCGCCGCCGGAGCCGTCGCCGCGGAAACGGTGTGCGTGGAGCATCTCGACGGTGCTCCGCTGTCGTATATGACCTCCGCCGCCGTGGACCGGCTGCGGTGGCTGGCGACCGCGGCGGCGGTACTCCCCACCACCACCCGGACCATCGAGCAGTTCGGCCGGATCCGCCTCCCGGGCGCACCGTGGCAGTACGCGATCACCAGCAACGGGGGAAATATCCTGGTGGACGGCGTGCCCGACCCGCAGTGGCGCCGGGGAATCGATGCGGCGGTCCGGGCCGGGGGCGCCGGGCTCACCGAGATCGAGGCCGCGCTGCGGGCCAGAATCGACGATTCGTGGGTGCTGAAATTCCGCGGCGCCGACGACCTCTTCTGCTATCTGGTGGTGGATTCGGCCGCCACTCCGCCGAAGTTCCTCGCCGACTGGGATGCCTGGTGCCGGGAACGCGGATGGTCGGCATCCCGGCAGGGACGCAAGATCTACACGATGCCGTTGGCGGTGTGCAAGAGCCGGGCGGTATCGGAGGTCCGCTCCCGGCTCGTGGCCTCGGGTCGGTTGGCGGCAGCGGCACCGACGCTCGCCGCCGGCGACGGTGCGCTGGATGCCGAAATGCTCGCCGCCGCCGACCATGCGATCCGGCCCCGGCACGGTGAACTCGAAGAGCTCGGCTGGACTCGGCCCGGTCTCACCGTCACCACGGCCGCCGGAATCGGTGCCGGGGAGGAGATCCTCGACTGGTTCACCGACGCGCTCACCGATCCGGCGATCGCCGGAGTACCGGGCTAG
- a CDS encoding DUF389 domain-containing protein: MLHLRIMSPAALTGEVVEILESDPAVSGLAVFRGNAVRPEGDVVLADLAREAANEVLDRLRATGLHHRGSIELQPVPTWMSLSGYLTELRTPGYSADAVIWADVTQRSYEETELNWTYLSFMTLATVLASIAIVVDSQILIIGAMVLGPEFGAIAALGVALVRHRLALFGRALATLVLGFTAGIAVTLTLVVVGRLVGWITVDAVTGDRPETAFIYTPDKWSFIVALIAAAAGVLSLTSSKSGALVGVFISVTTVPAAGNIALGLAFGVSSAIWGSTLQLVMNLAGMAIAGWATLALQDLVWSRVSPRRPRAEARARRRML, translated from the coding sequence TGGCGGTGTTCCGCGGCAACGCGGTCCGCCCCGAGGGTGATGTGGTGCTGGCCGATCTGGCCCGGGAAGCCGCCAACGAAGTCCTCGACCGATTGCGGGCGACCGGGCTACACCACCGGGGCAGTATCGAACTGCAACCTGTGCCCACCTGGATGTCGCTGTCGGGGTATCTCACCGAGCTGCGTACCCCGGGGTACAGCGCGGATGCGGTGATCTGGGCCGATGTGACCCAGCGGTCCTACGAGGAGACCGAACTCAACTGGACCTACCTGAGTTTCATGACCCTGGCGACGGTGCTGGCCAGCATCGCGATCGTGGTGGATTCGCAGATCCTGATCATCGGCGCCATGGTGCTGGGCCCGGAATTCGGGGCGATCGCCGCGCTCGGTGTCGCGCTGGTGCGGCATCGGCTCGCCTTGTTCGGGCGCGCGCTGGCCACCCTCGTGCTGGGGTTCACGGCGGGTATCGCGGTGACCCTCACCCTGGTGGTGGTCGGACGGCTGGTCGGCTGGATCACCGTCGATGCAGTCACCGGGGACCGGCCCGAAACCGCTTTCATCTACACGCCCGACAAATGGTCGTTCATCGTGGCGCTGATCGCCGCTGCCGCCGGTGTCCTCTCGCTGACCTCGTCCAAATCGGGTGCGCTGGTAGGTGTCTTCATCTCCGTGACCACCGTGCCGGCGGCCGGCAATATCGCGCTGGGGCTCGCGTTCGGCGTGAGTTCGGCCATCTGGGGCAGCACCCTGCAATTGGTGATGAACTTGGCCGGGATGGCCATAGCGGGATGGGCGACGCTCGCGTTGCAGGACCTCGTCTGGTCGCGGGTCTCGCCCCGGCGGCCGCGCGCCGAAGCACGGGCGCGCCGGCGCATGCTCTAG